The region CCTTGGAGGATGCCCTCGGGCGCATGGTTGAAGCCGGTCATGCTGTCATGGCGCCGGGGCGCCCGATGAGTTGGCGGCGTTCGAAGCGGACTCGGGTGAGGACGAGGGTGGCGAAGTGAATCCTCTGTCGAACCCGGCGCCGGCCGCATCCTGTGGGGACCGGGCCCTGGCGGCGGTCGGGAGCGTATGAGCAGCGTGATGATCGTTCCCAGAGTCGTCGTCAGTCCGCACCAGCCGCAATCCCCCTCGCACTGGTGGAAATGGCGCCAGGGTCTCGTGCGACAGGCCCGCCATGGAGAGCTTCATCCAGGCAATCG is a window of Streptomyces sp. NBC_00271 DNA encoding:
- a CDS encoding DUF5134 domain-containing protein, translating into MPQCHGVLDGTAMARVMAVLPWNRGPWLPRLRQTAFFSAAALWVPLTAAGCCQRSRLSATARRVPYAVGMAAIAWMKLSMAGLSHETLAPFPPVRGGLRLVRTDDDSGNDHHAAHTLPTAARARSPQDAAGAGFDRGFTSPPSSSPESASNAANSSGAPAP